A genomic stretch from Edaphobacter aggregans includes:
- a CDS encoding glycosyltransferase family 2 protein translates to MSLKTPFKHPDQGSATTLLQSQTMTKPLTFSVGIPAYNQGEFLEATILSLLNQTRPPDEIVISDHYSTDNTAEIIEKYAKHVRGVKPPPGANLAGQYNFTLMSQSCDWITLLSSDDVARPNFCQVLMRGAAGSDDAVLVRAGWENINAEGKALEPNYFLRMPKVVRPPETIRSQQEVPKVSFAAFAIQRAAFLKAGPIPESFESLADWALCVQMAPFGSFVYENELISQYRVGHDGDKFRKRIHMWVRDEQRMFYEVFPLAAKRAGMKDLAWIDKASRVNFLRYITGAYDYFSIPERAALFPLFQPWAARVDGEAILDSLVADRPLPRSFRNVAERGKQFIRPFAQKVYSSLQRQ, encoded by the coding sequence TTGTCCCTGAAGACACCCTTCAAGCATCCTGATCAGGGTTCCGCTACTACGTTGCTACAATCGCAAACAATGACCAAGCCCTTGACGTTTTCAGTGGGAATTCCTGCCTACAATCAGGGCGAATTTCTTGAAGCAACGATCCTTTCCCTGCTGAACCAGACTCGTCCGCCGGACGAGATCGTCATCTCCGACCACTACAGCACGGACAACACCGCGGAGATCATCGAGAAGTACGCAAAGCATGTTCGTGGCGTCAAACCGCCACCCGGAGCGAATCTCGCAGGGCAATACAACTTTACGTTGATGAGCCAGAGCTGCGACTGGATTACGCTGTTGAGCAGCGACGATGTTGCACGGCCGAACTTCTGCCAGGTGCTGATGCGAGGGGCAGCCGGCAGCGACGACGCCGTGCTCGTCCGCGCAGGATGGGAGAACATCAACGCAGAAGGAAAGGCGCTTGAACCGAATTATTTTCTCAGGATGCCGAAGGTCGTACGGCCGCCGGAGACCATTCGCTCGCAACAGGAGGTGCCTAAGGTGAGTTTCGCCGCCTTTGCCATCCAGCGTGCGGCGTTTCTCAAGGCCGGCCCCATACCCGAGTCGTTTGAATCGCTCGCGGATTGGGCGCTCTGCGTGCAGATGGCTCCGTTTGGCTCATTCGTCTACGAGAACGAGCTGATCAGCCAATATCGCGTCGGTCACGATGGAGACAAGTTTCGCAAGCGCATTCACATGTGGGTACGCGATGAGCAGCGCATGTTCTACGAAGTCTTTCCGCTAGCGGCTAAACGGGCCGGCATGAAAGACCTCGCCTGGATCGACAAAGCCAGCCGGGTCAACTTCCTTCGTTACATCACTGGAGCCTACGACTATTTTTCAATACCGGAGCGAGCCGCCCTTTTCCCGCTCTTCCAGCCGTGGGCTGCACGAGTGGATGGGGAAGCTATCCTCGATTCGCTCGTTGCCGATCGTCCGCTCCCACGCAGCTTTCGCAATGTAGCGGAGCGCGGGAAACAGTTCATTCGCCCTTTCGCCCAGAAGGTCTATTCCAGTCTTCAACGTCAGTAG